The genome window GATGTCCTCCGGATGCACGTACTCCACGCTCTCGAGCGAGACGTATTTCGCGCCGTCCTTGCGTTCCTGCGCCATGATCGTGTGGCAGATGTTGCAGTCGCGGCTGATGACCTGGCCGTCCTCGGTCTCGTGGTTGCCGTCGTGGCAGCGGAAGCAGCCCGGCGTGTTGAGGTGGCCGATGTGGTCGGGGAAGTCGCGCCAGTTCACCTTCATCTCGGGGAAGATGTTGGTGTCGAAGAGGCGCTTCGTCGTCTCGATCGTCTGCTCGATCTCCGCGGCCCTGGCGGCGGCGAGTTCGGCGTCGGCCTCGGCGTAGTGTTCGCGGATGCCGGTCTCGATGGCGGCGAAGGCCTCGGGCGTCGACTCGTACTCCTCGCTGAGCAGGTCCACGGCCACGGTCTTGATGCCGGGCAGGGCCGGATCGATGTGGCCGAGGGCCATGGCCTCGTTCACGAGGCGGGCCGGCGGGTTGTAGTGGTGCGTCGGCCGGTTGTGGCAGTCGATGCAGTCCATGGTGCGGATCTCGTGGTCCGCCACCTGCGCGTCATCGAAGTCGGCCTCGTTGTCGCGGAAGATGCGCACGTTGCCGTCGCGGTCGGTGGCCCTGACCCAGGGGATCTCGGTGCGCTTCTCGTCGGTGGCCACGTACTCGATGGTCTCGGCGTCGTAGATGTGCTCGTAGTGGATGCCGTGGGTCGGGCCGATCTCGGTGCCGCCGCCGATCTTCATCAGCAGGTGCAGCTTCCAGTGGGTGTTCTCCTCCTCGTACCCGTAGTAGTCGTGGATCACGAGCTTGTCGTTGGAGAAGTGGGCCGGCCAGTGGCACTGCTCGCAGGTGTCCCGCGAGGGGCGCAGGTTGGCGATGGGCGTCTCGATGGGCCGCGGCACCTTGTCGAAGAGCACGGCGTAGACCTGGTACAGGCCGGAGATCTTCGCCTTCACGAACCACTCGGCTCCCGGCCCGATGTGGCACTTCACGCAGCCCACGTGGGCGTGCGGCGAGACGGAGTAGGCCGTGTACTCGGGCTCCATCACCTCGTGGCACATGGTGCCGCAGAACTCGTCGCTCTCGGTGTACTCGTAGGCCTTGTAGGTGCCGAAGCCGCTCATGGCCGCGAACAGCACGCCGCCGATGCCCAGGACGAGCGTCGCCCGCATGTGGGTCGGGTTGTTGAAGTCGATGGTGGGCAGCTTCTCGGTGCTGGGCAGGCCGAGCCGCCGGCGGCGCTGCTGGCGCACGATGCCGAAGATGGCGATGGCCAGGCCGAGCACCAGGAACGCCGGCAGGATGACGAAGGCCACGATGCCCACGTAGGGATTGTGGTCCGACGCGGTCGCCTCGAGGATGATCATGAAGGCGATCAGGCCGAGGGCCAGCGCGGCGACCAGCGCCCCGATCAGGGTCGTCGCGTTGTAGTAGGAAGCCGGCAGGCGACGGCGGCGGGGCGATTTCGGTGAACTGGCGGACACGACATACCTCCCGGAAGAGAACTCAACCTGCCAATCCTATAACACAACCTGTGAATTTCCCAGCAAAAGAAGAGGACTTCATCCGGAAGTCCTCTTCTTGAATTGATTATCATGAATCAACTTAGGAAATCAAGCCTCGTCGAAGTTGCCTTCCGGCGGGGGCGACGGGACCGTCCATTCGAGGGACGTCGCGCCCCACGGATTCTGCTCGGCCGCGGCGTCGCCCCAGAGGGTGACCAGCAGGTTGCCCGCGGCCACGGCCAGGCCGGAATAGACGCACAGCCAGCCCAGCGAGCTGATCTCGGCCAGCTTCAGGGTCACCGGCACCACGCCGGCGAAGCCGGCCGGGACGCCCTGGGCCCCCATCACCAGCTGCGGCACGAGCGCCAGGTTGATCCCGATCAGGTAGATGATGGCGCCGATGCGGGCCACCTCGTCGTTGTAGCGCCGCCCCATCATCTTGGGCCACCAGAAGTGGGCGCCCGCGAAGAACGCCGACAGGACCCCGCCCCACATGACGTAGTCGAGCTGGGTCGAGGCGAACATGGTGGCGCCGAGGTACTGGCCCACCGCCGGGCTGGCGATGAACAGGCCGAGCACCGCCGCGAAGCCCGCGTTCAGGATGAAGGCCACCGAGTAGGTCGTCGGCGAGGCGCAGGCGATGGAGCCGCGGTACAGGGTCGACAGCCAGGTGAAGGCGATCAGGGCCACCGGCACCGCCGCCAGCAGGCTGATGAACCCGAAGACCAGGGTCCCGCCCGGCGTCAGGCCGTTGCCGATGAGGTTGGCGCCGTAGCTGACCACGCCCAGGCCGGTCAGGGCGATGAGCGAGCCCACGATGGTGCGGTAGCCGCTCGAGTCCCGGCGGGCCACGCCGCTGATGACGTCGCTCACCAGGCCCGCGGCGGGCACGAGCGCGAAGTACGCCGCCGGCCGCATGGCGACCCAGAAGTAGGTGCGCCAGGCCATGGGGTCGGCCTCGGGGCCGAACATGCCCGAGCCGGACAGGCGACTGCCGGCCAGGTAGAGCACCACGATGGTGAAGATGCCGCCGGCCACGACGAGCAGGTAGCCGCCGAGATAGAAGCCCCATGCCGTCAGGGGCATGTCGAAGAAGCCCATGCCCTCGCGCCGCGCGTGGTGCACGGTGACGACGAAGTTGACGCCCATGGCGAACCAGCAGATGCCCATCAGGGCCAGGCCCACGGCCAGCACGCCGAAGGCGCCCGGATCGAGCAGCGCCAGGCCCGAGTCGAGGGTCCAGCCCGAGCTGACCGGGCCGAGGACCATGCTGGCCACGATCAGGATCAGGCCGACGGCGTAGGTGCGCAGGGAGGCCTGCGCCAGGCCCGGCAGGGCCATGTTGCGCGCGCCGAGCTGCAGAGGCAGCACGAAGTGGCCGATCACGCCCGGCAGCACCGGCACGAGCCAGCCCATGACCAGCACGATCCGCAGATAGGTGACGGTCTCGAGCAGGATGCGGTTGCCGATGCCCGGCCCGCCGACGGCCTTCACCTGCGGCAGGATCGCCAGGATCATGCCCAGCAGGAAGGCGCCCATGGTCCAGCCCATGAACATCAGCGAGATGCGCTTGTGGTCGGTGGAGGCGAACCACGCCCCCGAGCCGTGGGGCCCGCCCAGGAAGCTCCTGCGCACCTGTTCGGCGGCCGAAGGGAACACGTCGTGCATCTACTTCTCCTCCTGGGCGTCTTCGCTCGTCCCGTCCGTGGCCGGAGCCTCGTCCGCGGCGGCATCGCCGGCCGGCTCGACGTGGTCGGACAGGGACTTCAGGAACTCGGTGATGGCCTCGATCTCGCGGTCGTCGAGCTTGCCGGCGTAGGGCGTCATCACGGGCTGGAAGCCGGCGACCACGAACGCGTTCGGGGTCAGGATCGACTCCTTGATGTAGGCGGCGTCGACGACGGCCTTGCGCCCGTCCGTCGACTCGACCTCGTGGCCGTAGATGTTCTGGAACGACGGCCCCACCAGCGGCGCGCCGTTGAGGGTGTGGCAGGCCATGCAGCCCTGCTTGGTGTAGAGCAGCTCGCCCACCTCGGCCAGGGTGCGTCCGGCGAAGATGTCCTCGACCGTGGCCAGCCAGGCCTGGAAGTCGGTCGTCGACAGGCTCAGCAGCCGGGCGGTGAGGCTGTCCTGGGTGGCGACGCTCGAGGCGTCGCTGTAGATGGGGAAGTCGCCGGCGGCCGTGGCCTCGAACCAGGCCTCGGTGGTGCGTCCCGGGAAGATGGTCTGCTGCACCCGCAGGGCCGGGATCGCCATGCCCTGGGCCACGTCGGCGCTGGTCATGACCAGGCGCGTGGGCCGCCCCACCTCGACGCGCAGCGTGTCGGCCACGTGCCCGTTCGGGTAGGTGAAGTCCCAGGCTCCCTCGCGGGCCGTGACGCCGACGGTGTAGGCCCCGTAGGGCGCCACGTTCTGGTCGACGAAGGCGGGCAGGCCCGACTGGAAGGCGAAGCCCGCCAGCAGGACCGCCCCGAGCACCCACAGGCCGAGCCACAGCTTGTTGTTGCTGCCGGCCGGCATCCGCTCCGGATCGCCGTCCCTGCGCAGGAAGGTGCGCACGAAGACCATCGCCAGGCCCGCCGTCACCACGAGGGCGCAGATGGCCAGGACGTAGATGCCGAGGAAGGCGCCGTCCACGCCGGCGGCGTGGGTCGAGGCTCCCTCGGGGAACCAGGCTGTCGTATTGGCGCTGCCGATCAAACCGTTACCTCTTTCGTGCCGTCCCAGCGACGGTCGGGTCATTCTGGGGTCGCGGCGGGCCTTCCCGCCGGCCGGGCCGGACCTAGCGTCCCTGCTCCCGGGCCACGACTCGTTCCATGGCGTCCTCGATGGGCATGCACAGCCTGCCCGCTTCCTCGTCGAGGTACCGCACCTTCTCGGCGAGCAGTCCCTGCTGCTCGGCCCGGAGGGTGCGGGACTCCTCGCTGATGTCGGCGGCGTAGATCTTCGCCGCGATCTCGCGGTTCCGGGCGGCGTTCCAGCCCCCCATCAGGAACAGGGACAGGGCGATGACGAACGCGATCGCCGCCAGCCCGCCCAGCACCACCGCGGGCGTGTCGAATCCGGTCTTCTTGTTCTCGGCCGAGGCCATGCGCATCTCCTTCTAGGCGTTCTCGAAACGCAGCGATTCCTCGAGTCGCGGATCCCGCGTCGGCACCAGCGAGTTGCCGCTCGCCAGCCGCGCCACGCCGGCCAGCCAGATGCCGCCGACGCCGATGAATCCGGTCACGTACATGGGATGGAAGGTCAGGCTCTCGCTGAACGAGGGGATGACCACCCAGTACAGGTTCAGCCACTGGGCCGCGATGATCCACAGCGCCCAGAAGGCCAACAGCTTGCGGCTCCGCTTGGTGAAGCGCGAGACCAGGCCCGCGAAGGGCAGCACGAAGGTCGCGAAGAGCGTGCCGTAGGCGATCAGGTCCCAGCCGTGCCGCGTGCGCAGCATGTACCAGCTCGTCTCCTCGGGGATGTTCGCGTACCAGTACAGCATGAACTGGCTGAAGGCGATGTAGCCCCAGAAGAACGTGAAGGCGAACATGGCCTTGCCGAAGTCGTGGAAGTGCTCGGGGCTGACGATCTTCTGCATGCGGCCGCTGTTCTGCAGGCCGAGGGTCATCAGCGTGAGCACGGCGAAGAAGCTCACGAAGCCGCCCGCCCAGTAGTACACGCCGAACATGGTGCTGAACCACAGCGGGTCGACGCTCATGAGCAGGTCGAAGCCGGCCATGGCGATGGTGATGGCGCAGGCCATCAGCGAGAAGCCCGAGAAGTTTTCCAGCCTCCGGGTGTGCCTGAGGTCGCCGTCGGCGTCCTGGGCCACCGACGTGCGCCAGAAGAACATGCCGTAGCCGCTCCAGATCGCGAAGTAGATCACCCAGCGCAGGGTGAAGGCGCCCTGGCTCAGGTAGCCCGCCTTGTGGTGCATGGCGTGGCTCGCGGCGACCACCGGATCGCTCCAGCCGTACACCTTGCCGGCCAGCAGGATCACCGGGATGGCCAGCACCGCCAGCAGCGGCATCACCGCGGCCATGACCTCGGCCAGGCGCCGGATGACGACGTTCCAGCTCGCGCGGGTCACGTACATGATCGGCAGGAAGACGAGGGCGCCCAGGCTGATGGCCAGGAAGAAGGCGAAGTTCACCAGATAGGCGAAGGCGAAGTGCCGGAAGCCGTCGCCGACCGCGGCGCCGAGTCCGGCCGTGGCGGCCAGGCCGATCACGCCGATCAGCGCGCTGATGCCGAACACCTTCGACCCGAGACCCTCGAGCGTGGTCTTGGTGTCTTCCAAGCGGGGAACATGGTGGTGAGCCAATTCAGTCTCCCATGCTGGGCCGGTCGCGCCGACCGGACCGTTTACTTGCGCAGGGCGGCCCGGGCCTCGGCCGGGACGTCCTCGATGCTCGCGTTGCGGGACAGCTGCAGCGCCCGCACGTAGGCCGTGATGGCCCAGCGGTCTTCCGGCGTCGTCTGCGGCCCGTAGGCCGGCATGTTCCGGATCCCGTGCTTGATCGTGTTGTAGATGTGCCCCACCGGACGGTCGACGACCGTCTGGCTCGTCAGGTCCGTCGGCGGCGTCCAGGTGCCCTCGGCCAGGGCCGCGGCCCTCATGTTCACCAGACCGTTGCCGTTGCCCGACGCGCCGTGGCACGGGGCGCAGTGGATGTTGAAGCGCTCCTGCCCGCGGTACATGAGTTCGCGGGTCACCTCGACCGGGAAGGTGGTCACGAAGAGCGTGTCGCCCGGCACGCGGCCCTGGAAGAACGCGTCGTCGGCCTCGAGGCGGCCCTGCGCCACGGTGCCGGCCGGATGGTGCCGCATGGACTGGCCGTCGGCGAAGAAGGGGTTCACCGTCTGCGTCTTGAACTTCACCTGGTCGTCCATGTCGTAGACGACCTGGATGCGCGGCTGGGACTTCAGCGAGTGCCGCGACTTGTACACCAGGCCCATGGGGATCAGGCTCAGCGCGACCAGCAGCAGCAGCACGTACAGGATCGGGCGTGGCATCTGTCAGTCCTCCGCACTTTCGTTGACTTGCTCGACGACCGCGCCGCCCAGCGACTCGAGGAACTGGCGGGTCCGCGTCGCGTCGTACTTCGGATCCTTCGCCTCGATCACGATGAAGAACCGGTCCTGCGTGGCGCGCCGGAACCGCGCGCTGGTGAACAGCGGGTGGTACCAGCGCGGCAGGCCGTTCAGGATCCACATGCCGAAGAACGCCGCAAACGCGCTCAGGAGCACCGTCAGCTCGAACATGATGGGCACGTTGGCCGGGATGCCGAACAGCGGCTTGCCCGAGATGATGAACGGGTAGTCGACGGCGTTCATCCACCACTGCATGAGGGTGGCGAGGCCGAGGCCCGTCAGGCCGCCGCCCAGCACCAGGAAGGGCAGGCGCGTGCCGCGGATGCCCATGGCGTCGTCCATGCCGTGGACCGGGAACGGCGTGTGCACGTCCCACTTGGTGAAGCCCGCGTCGCGGGTCTTCTCGACGGCCTTCATCAGCACCGAGGCGCTGTCGAACTCCGCCATCAGGCCGTAGGTCCGGTCGCTCATTTCGCACCTCCGTCGCGCACGTGCTTCGGGATGTCGCCGTGGTAGTCGCCGACCGAGCGCCGCTCGCCGCTGTGGGCGTCGGCGATGGGCATCACGGTCTTGACCTCGGCCATGGCCACCATGGGTGCGAAGCGGATGAACAGCAGCACCAGGGTGAAGAAGAGGCCGAAGCTGCCCACGAAGGTCAGGATGTCGACGATGGTCGGGTCGTAGTAGGCCCACGCCGACGGGAGGAAGTCGCGGCTCAGCGACGAGACGGTGATCACGAAACGCTCGAACCACATGCCGATGTTCACGAAGATGTACATCACCCACATGACCGGGATGCTGGTCCGGACCTTCTTGAACCAGAAGAGCTGCGGCGTGATCACGTTGCAGCTGACCATGATCCAGTACGCCCAGGCGTAGGGGCCGAAGGCGCGGTTGATGAACGCGAAGCTCTCGTTCGGGTTGCCGCCGTACCAGGCGATGAAGAACTCGGTGGCGTAGGCGAAGCCGACCATCGAACCCGTCGCCAGGATGATCTTGTTCATGTTCTCGAGGTGGTGCTTCGTGATGATGCTCTCCAGCCCGAACCACTTGCGGGCCGGCACCAGGCAGGTGCCCACCATGGCGAAGCCGGAGAACACGGCGCCGGCGACGAAGTACGGCGGGAAGATCGTCGTGTGCCAGCCGGGCAGCTGCGCGGTGGCGAAGTCGAACGACACGACCGAGTGCACCGAGAGCACCAGCGGCGTGGCCAGGCCGGCCAGCAGCAGGTAGGCCTTCTCGTAGCGGTGCCAGTGGCGGTGGCTGCCGTTCCAGCCCAGGGAGAGCACGCCGTACACGATCTGCTGGATGCGGCCGCGCGCCCGGTCGCGGAAGGTGGCCAGGTCGGGCACCATGCCCATGTACCAGAAGAGCAGCGACACGGTGGCGTAGGTGCCGACGGCGAACACGTCCCACAGCAGGGGGCTGCGGAAGTTGGGCCACATGGACTGGTAGTTCGGGATCGGGAACAGCCAGTACACCACCCAGACGCGGCCGACGTGGATGCCCGGGAAGATCCCGGCGCAGATGACCGCGAAGATCGTCATGGCCTCGGCGAAGCGGTTGATGCCCGTCCGCCACTTCTGGCGCAGCAGGAAGAGGATGGCCGAGATCAGCGTGCCCGCGTGGCCGATACCGACCCAGAACACGAAGTTCACGATGGCCCAGCCCCAGCCGACCGGATTGTTCAGGCCCCAGACGCCGACACCCTTGATGAACAGGTAGCCGATCATCAGGAACATGATGCCCGTCAGGCCGGTCGTGAAGGCGAACGCCGCGTACCAGGCCAGCGGGGTCTTCCGCTCCAGCGCGATGTCCGACACGACCTTGGTGACCGTCGTGAGGTCATGGGTCCCGATGACGAGCTCGACCGGTGTGGTCGGGTCATCGATGGTGTTGTCGAAAGGGTCGGTGACCGACGATTTCATGTTTCAGGCTCCAGCTCCGTTGGGGACCGTGTCCCGGGAACGCTCTTTCCGATCCTGTCGTCGTCCGGCGGGCCCCGTGGGCCCGGCGGCCTTTCTATCCGTGGCCCTGCCCCGCGTGGCCGGCATCCTGTCCCGTCTCCTGACCACCGCCGTGGCCGCCGCCATGGCCGCCATCGTGCATGGCCACCGGCGTGATGGCCGGGTTCGGGTTGCGGATGCGGGCCATGTAGAAGGTCCGGGGCTTCAGGTTCAGGTAGTTCAGCAGGTCGTACGACCGGCTGTGCTCGCGCAGCTTGCTGACCCGGCTCTCCGGATCGTTCAGGTCGCCGAACACGATGGCGTCCGACGGGCACGTCTGCTGGCACGCCGGCGTGATGTCGCCGTCGCGCATGGCCCGGCCCTCGGTGCGCGCCGCCACGCGGGCGCCCTCGATGCGCTGCACGCAGTAGGTGCACTTCTCCATGACGCCGCGGGCGCGCACGGTGACATCCGGGTTCAGCACCAGGCGCTGGGTCTCCGTGAGGTCCTCGAAGTTGTTGAACCAGTTGAAGCGCCGCACCTTGTAGGGGCAGTTGTTGGAGCAGTAGCGGGTGCCGACGCAGCGGTTGTAGACCATGGCGTTCAGGCCCTCGCGGGTGTGCATGGTGGCGGCGACGGGGCACACCTGCTCGCACGGCGCCATCTCGCACTGGGCGCAGGCCACCGGCTGCTGGGCCACCTTCGGGTCGTCGGGATCGCCCATGAAATAGCGGTCCAGGCGCACCCACGACATCTCGCGACCGCGGGAGACCTCGTCCTTGCCCACGACGGCGATGTTGTTCTCGGCCTGGCAGCCGATCACGCACGCGTTGCAGCCGTTGCAGAGGTTCAGGTCGATGGCCATGCCCCACTTGTGCCCGTTGTACTCCCACTCCTTCCAGAGCGACTCGAGCGGCGGGCTGTGGATGCCGAGATGGTCGACGAAATGCTCGTCGGCCTTGTACTCCGCGAGGGAGCCCTCGCGGACCAGGCCCGGCACGCGCTTCTGGATCTCCTGCGCGCCCGCCTGGTCGATGGCGTGATGGTCCTGGGTCGTGGCCAGCTTGTAGGTGGCGCCGGTCTTCGCGAGCTTCAGGCCGTGGTCCTGGTGCAGATGCGCGAAGGTGCGCAGAGCGTAGGCGTTGAAGCCCGCTCCCTGGCCCACCCGGCCGGCGTCGCCGCGACCGTAGCCGAGGTTCACCGTCACCGCGTGGCGGGCCTGGCCGGGCAGCACGTACACGGCCATCTCGAGTTCACGGCCGCCGTAGCTGAGCCGGACCATGTCGCCGTGCTTCACGCCGAGCTCGTCGGCGGTGGCCGGGCCGAGCAGGGCCGCGTTGTCCCAGGTCAGCTTGGTCATGAAGTCGGGCATCTCCTGCAGCCACGCGTTGTCGGCGAAGCGGCCGTCGAAGACCGACTGGTCGTGCACGAAGTGGATCTCCAGGTCGTCGGCCGACAGGTGCGGCGGCTCGGCCGGCGCCGTCAGCGGCGTCCCGGCCAGGGCCAGGGGCTCGCCGTGGGCGCGCCCGCTGTCCTGGCGGAAGCCGTCGTGGATGAACGCGCGCCAACGCTTCTCGAAGCCGCCGTCGGCGTCGACCGCGGGCGCCGCGCCCTGGCCGCCGGTCATGGCGTGGAAGCTGTCGCGGGCGATCTCGTGGCTCGTGCGCGGGGTCGGATCGACGAACGCGCTAAGCACCTCGGTCGCCGTCTTGCCGCCGAAGAGCGGCGCGATGAGCGGTTGCACGGAGAGGTGGGTCATGTCCCAGCCCATGGCGTCGCCCCAGCTCTCCAGGTAGTGGGCCTGCGGAATGTGCCAGGTCGCCAGCTTGCTGGTGGCGTCGTCGTGGGTGGCCAGGTGCACCCGATGCGTCGCCTTCTGCATGGCCGCGGCGAAGTCGAGATCGGCCGGCGCCGTGTAGACCGGGTTGCCGCCCAGGATGACCAGGGTCTCGACCTGCCCCTTGTTCAGGGCCTCGACGAGCTCGGGCAGGAAGCGGATCTGGGGCGTCTGGATGGGCAGGTAGCTGACCGTGTGGCCGACATTGCCCAGCGCCTCGTTCAGGGTGTGGACCAGGGCGTGCACCTCGGGATCGAGGCGCAGGCCCGCCACCAGCAGGCTCTCGCCGCGGTGGGCCATCAGGTCCTTGGCGACCGCCGACAGGTGCTCGCCGCCGGCCGCGTGGCCCTTCCAGCGGGCCAGGGCGGCCCGATCGACACCCGCGCCGTGGGGCAGCGGCAGGCCTTCGCCCAGCACGAGCTCGGCCGCGAGGGCCCAAACCGCCGCGGCCATGTGGGTCGCGGGCGTCGGGAAACGGTGGTCGGCCATGCCGCCGGTGATGCTGTAGGTCGTCTCCCAGCAGTACAGCCGGTTCATGTGGCCGTCGTCCGGGCGCCGGGCGGCCGAGAACTGCTTGCTGTTGCGGATGGCGGTCGGATGGTCCTGCAGCAGGTTGGCGTCGAGGTCGACGAGCACCCGCGCGTGGGACAGGTCGAGCTGGCACAGGGCCGCCGTGCCGAAGGCCAGCTTGGCGCCCTTCATCTCGTTCACGCGGCACACCGGCTCCCACAGGAAGACCCCGGCACCGGCCTGGCCCAGTCGGGCCAGCAGCGCGTTCTGCGCCGGCGACGTCGAGGCGCCGGCCAGCACGGCCATGCGGCCCTTGCCGGCCCCCCGGGCGAAGGCCAGGAAGTCGTCCCAGCTTCCGCCCGACCGCCCCATGCCGTTGCGCCGCAAGATCTTCTGACTGCGGTCAGGGTCATAGACATCGAGCACGCTGGCCTGGGCGAAGGCACTCGTCGCCCCTTGGCTGAGTCCCATCGCGGGGTTGCCGTCGACCTTGATGGGCCGCCCGTCGTAGCTGGTCGCCACCACGCTGCTGGCCACCGGACCGAGCTCCATGGTCGTCGCGAACCGCATGGGCGTGCCCGGCATGACGCCCTCGGGACGCTGGGCGAAGGGAACGATCTTCTCCTGCGGGAAGCGGCAGCCCGCCAGCGAGGCCATGGCGATGGACGCCGACATGACCTGCAGGAAGCGGCGCCGGCTCCAGCCGTCGCCCTGGGCGTCGACCCCGTGGGGGAACTCGTTCTCCACCTGGGCCCGGTATTCGTCGGTGTTGGCCAGCTCCTGCAGACTGCGCCAGTAGTTGGCGCTGTGGATCGGGCTGCCCGCGCTGACGACGTTCTTCTCGGACATTCTGGAACCTTCCTGACCTCTCCGGCCCACCCCGCCCTAGCGGTGGCAGGTGGCGCAGTCCTCGGACGGGTTGATCTCGTATTCGGCCCGCAGACGGGCGCCCAGCACCGTCGGATCCTCGTTGGGGACCCAGTGCATGTCGGTGACGAATTCCTTCGGCCGCAGATTCGGCTCGGGGTTGCGGTGGCACTCCAGGCACCAGCCCATGGTCAGGGGCTTGGCCTGCTCCACCACTTCCATGCGGTCGACCTGTCCGTGGCAGCTCACGCACCCCACGCCCGACTGGATGTGGCCGGCGTGGTTGAAGTACACGAAGTCGGGCAGGTCGTGGATCCGGATCCAGGGAATGGGCTCGCCGGTCTGGGCGCTCTGGCGCACCAGTTCGAGCTTCTCGCTCTGGGTCCGGACCGAGGCGTGGCAGTTCATGCAGGTCGCGGTGGCCGGGATCGTGGCCTTGGCCGTGGTCTCGACGCCCAGATGGCAGTAGCGGCAGTCGATGCCGAGTTCGCCGGCGTGCAGGGCGTGGCTGTAGGGGACCGGCTGCTCGGGCGCGTAGCCCATGGCCGACATCTGCGGCGAAAACACGCCGGTGATGAGCACCACGGCGTACAGGAGCCCGCCGGCCGCCAGGACGGCCGTCAGCTCGCGCAGCCTGTTCACCCACCTGGGGAAGACGAACTTGTCGGTGGTGCCGGCGCCGTCCGCGCCGCCCCGGTCCTGGTTCTGGTCGAAGTTCTCGGGAGCCAAGCGACTCTCCCCCTTCATCGGCGCTGAAAGGTTGAGGTCCTGGTCGGAGTGGCTCCGGACCGGGACGTGCCGAATTCGCGTGCAAACAGCGGGTTTGTGTGCCGGATCGGGGCCGATAATAGTGTCCGGCCGTTTTCATGACAACGGAAAAAACCGGACCTCAAGGGCTTCAATTGCGGCCCCGACGCCCGGCTACTTCGTGTCGAAGGACTGCCCGCACGCACAGCGGGTCGTCGCATTCGGGTTGTCATAGTGGAACCCACCACCCACGATCGCCTCCACCCAGTCCACCGTCAGGCCGGAAATCCGCTCCAGATCGGCGGCGGCGCAGAGGATCCTCACCCCATCCTGCTCGCAGACGTGGTCATCTTCCCCCAAACCGTCCACGATTTCAACGAGATACTTGGTGCCGGCGCATCCGCCCGGCTGCACACCGATGCGCACGGCGCCGGAAGCGGGCCGGGATGCCAGGCGGCGCTTGATCTCCTCGATCGCGTTGGCGGTCAGGTGGATCACCGTCGGACTCTCTGCGGGCTGGGGAGGTGGTCGGTGTCGATCGTGGAGAAAAACTATCCTGCAGCGCACCCAAAATCAAACCGGAGTTTCGCGGGCCGGGCCGTGGCGACCACGGCGATCCGACCTAACTTGTCGGGGTGACGACGAACCCGCGACGACGCGACGCCGGCCTCCGCCCCGCGCCCGAACCGCCGGCCCCTGCGGCCGGCTTCGACAGGATGCCATGAGC of bacterium contains these proteins:
- the nrfD gene encoding polysulfide reductase NrfD, producing MKSSVTDPFDNTIDDPTTPVELVIGTHDLTTVTKVVSDIALERKTPLAWYAAFAFTTGLTGIMFLMIGYLFIKGVGVWGLNNPVGWGWAIVNFVFWVGIGHAGTLISAILFLLRQKWRTGINRFAEAMTIFAVICAGIFPGIHVGRVWVVYWLFPIPNYQSMWPNFRSPLLWDVFAVGTYATVSLLFWYMGMVPDLATFRDRARGRIQQIVYGVLSLGWNGSHRHWHRYEKAYLLLAGLATPLVLSVHSVVSFDFATAQLPGWHTTIFPPYFVAGAVFSGFAMVGTCLVPARKWFGLESIITKHHLENMNKIILATGSMVGFAYATEFFIAWYGGNPNESFAFINRAFGPYAWAYWIMVSCNVITPQLFWFKKVRTSIPVMWVMYIFVNIGMWFERFVITVSSLSRDFLPSAWAYYDPTIVDILTFVGSFGLFFTLVLLFIRFAPMVAMAEVKTVMPIADAHSGERRSVGDYHGDIPKHVRDGGAK
- a CDS encoding TAT-variant-translocated molybdopterin oxidoreductase, encoding MSEKNVVSAGSPIHSANYWRSLQELANTDEYRAQVENEFPHGVDAQGDGWSRRRFLQVMSASIAMASLAGCRFPQEKIVPFAQRPEGVMPGTPMRFATTMELGPVASSVVATSYDGRPIKVDGNPAMGLSQGATSAFAQASVLDVYDPDRSQKILRRNGMGRSGGSWDDFLAFARGAGKGRMAVLAGASTSPAQNALLARLGQAGAGVFLWEPVCRVNEMKGAKLAFGTAALCQLDLSHARVLVDLDANLLQDHPTAIRNSKQFSAARRPDDGHMNRLYCWETTYSITGGMADHRFPTPATHMAAAVWALAAELVLGEGLPLPHGAGVDRAALARWKGHAAGGEHLSAVAKDLMAHRGESLLVAGLRLDPEVHALVHTLNEALGNVGHTVSYLPIQTPQIRFLPELVEALNKGQVETLVILGGNPVYTAPADLDFAAAMQKATHRVHLATHDDATSKLATWHIPQAHYLESWGDAMGWDMTHLSVQPLIAPLFGGKTATEVLSAFVDPTPRTSHEIARDSFHAMTGGQGAAPAVDADGGFEKRWRAFIHDGFRQDSGRAHGEPLALAGTPLTAPAEPPHLSADDLEIHFVHDQSVFDGRFADNAWLQEMPDFMTKLTWDNAALLGPATADELGVKHGDMVRLSYGGRELEMAVYVLPGQARHAVTVNLGYGRGDAGRVGQGAGFNAYALRTFAHLHQDHGLKLAKTGATYKLATTQDHHAIDQAGAQEIQKRVPGLVREGSLAEYKADEHFVDHLGIHSPPLESLWKEWEYNGHKWGMAIDLNLCNGCNACVIGCQAENNIAVVGKDEVSRGREMSWVRLDRYFMGDPDDPKVAQQPVACAQCEMAPCEQVCPVAATMHTREGLNAMVYNRCVGTRYCSNNCPYKVRRFNWFNNFEDLTETQRLVLNPDVTVRARGVMEKCTYCVQRIEGARVAARTEGRAMRDGDITPACQQTCPSDAIVFGDLNDPESRVSKLREHSRSYDLLNYLNLKPRTFYMARIRNPNPAITPVAMHDGGHGGGHGGGQETGQDAGHAGQGHG
- a CDS encoding cytochrome c3 family protein, whose protein sequence is MKGESRLAPENFDQNQDRGGADGAGTTDKFVFPRWVNRLRELTAVLAAGGLLYAVVLITGVFSPQMSAMGYAPEQPVPYSHALHAGELGIDCRYCHLGVETTAKATIPATATCMNCHASVRTQSEKLELVRQSAQTGEPIPWIRIHDLPDFVYFNHAGHIQSGVGCVSCHGQVDRMEVVEQAKPLTMGWCLECHRNPEPNLRPKEFVTDMHWVPNEDPTVLGARLRAEYEINPSEDCATCHR
- a CDS encoding iron-sulfur cluster assembly accessory protein gives rise to the protein MIHLTANAIEEIKRRLASRPASGAVRIGVQPGGCAGTKYLVEIVDGLGEDDHVCEQDGVRILCAAADLERISGLTVDWVEAIVGGGFHYDNPNATTRCACGQSFDTK